The following coding sequences lie in one Amycolatopsis cihanbeyliensis genomic window:
- the purD gene encoding phosphoribosylamine--glycine ligase — protein sequence MRVLVIGSGAREHALALAASHDPAVTALACAPGNAGIAAMAEQLAVDVADPSAIAELAGGWQADLVVIGPEVPLVAGAADAVRKAGIACFGPSADAARIEGSKSFAKDVMAAARVPTAHSEIVDNPAHLDAALGRFGPTWVVKDDGLAGGKGVVVTPDVDLARKHAMTLLDGGHPVLLESYLDGPEASLFCLVDGRTVVPLLPAQDFKRVGDGDAGPNTGGMGAYAPLPWASPGLVDDIVRTIVRPVVDELAARDTPFSGLLYTGLALTSSGPQVIEFNCRFGDPETQAVLALLGTPLPGLLHATATGRLAEHPPLEWAEGAAVTVVLAADGYPGLPRTGDVITGAEAEGVLHAGTRRREDGAVVSHGGRVLAVVGTGEDLEAARQQAYQRVDKVHLLGAHHRTDIALRAARGEVAVPAG from the coding sequence GTGCGCGTACTGGTAATCGGGTCCGGTGCCCGGGAACACGCCCTTGCCCTGGCCGCTTCGCACGATCCGGCGGTGACCGCACTGGCCTGTGCCCCCGGCAACGCGGGCATCGCGGCGATGGCCGAGCAGCTCGCCGTGGACGTGGCCGACCCGTCCGCGATCGCCGAGTTGGCCGGCGGGTGGCAGGCAGACCTGGTGGTGATCGGGCCGGAGGTGCCGCTGGTGGCCGGGGCCGCGGACGCCGTGCGCAAGGCCGGCATCGCCTGCTTCGGCCCCTCCGCCGACGCGGCCAGGATCGAGGGCTCCAAGTCCTTCGCCAAGGATGTGATGGCCGCGGCGAGGGTGCCGACCGCGCACAGCGAGATCGTGGACAACCCTGCGCACCTGGATGCCGCACTCGGCCGGTTCGGGCCGACCTGGGTGGTCAAGGACGACGGCCTCGCCGGGGGCAAGGGTGTCGTGGTCACCCCGGACGTCGATCTCGCCCGCAAGCACGCGATGACGCTGCTGGACGGTGGCCATCCCGTGCTACTCGAGTCCTATTTGGACGGGCCGGAGGCCTCGCTGTTCTGCCTCGTGGACGGGCGGACCGTGGTGCCGCTGCTGCCCGCGCAGGACTTCAAGCGGGTCGGCGACGGCGACGCGGGCCCGAACACCGGTGGGATGGGCGCCTACGCCCCGCTGCCGTGGGCGTCTCCCGGGCTGGTGGACGACATCGTGCGGACCATCGTGCGCCCGGTGGTGGACGAGCTCGCCGCGCGGGACACCCCGTTCTCCGGCCTGCTCTACACCGGACTCGCGCTGACCTCGTCCGGCCCCCAGGTGATCGAGTTCAACTGCCGGTTCGGCGACCCGGAGACGCAGGCCGTGCTGGCCCTGCTGGGCACCCCCCTGCCCGGGCTGCTGCATGCCACCGCCACCGGCCGGCTTGCCGAGCACCCGCCGCTGGAGTGGGCCGAGGGTGCCGCCGTCACGGTGGTGCTGGCGGCCGACGGCTACCCCGGCCTGCCGCGGACCGGGGACGTGATCACCGGCGCCGAGGCCGAGGGTGTGCTGCACGCGGGCACCCGCAGGCGGGAGGACGGTGCCGTGGTCTCGCACGGTGGCCGGGTGCTCGCCGTGGTGGGCACCGGGGAGGACCTCGAGGCCGCGCGGCAGCAGGCCTACCAGCGAGTGGACAAGGTGCACCTGCTCGGCGCGCACCACCGCACGGACATCGCGCTGCGTGCGGCCCGCGGCGAGGTCGCCGTCCCTGCCGGTTGA
- a CDS encoding RNA polymerase sigma factor yields MTKPDESTFRDFARAQAPGLRRVAYLLCGEWHLAEDLMQDALLKIYRAWSRVRETDRLGNYARRVLLRVWLDEKRKPWRRREHRAAPVPEVADEALDPAASAQRNWVGRIVRQGLAELPPKQRAAVVLRYFEELSVAEAAEVLGCSEGNVKSQTARGLAALGRILAPLDPTTASSRYEVNVP; encoded by the coding sequence ATGACCAAGCCGGACGAATCGACGTTCCGCGACTTCGCGCGGGCGCAGGCGCCAGGGTTACGCCGGGTGGCTTACCTGCTGTGCGGCGAGTGGCACCTCGCGGAGGACCTGATGCAGGACGCCCTGCTGAAGATCTACCGGGCCTGGTCGAGGGTGCGCGAGACCGACCGGCTCGGCAACTACGCGCGCAGGGTGCTGTTGCGGGTGTGGTTGGACGAGAAACGGAAACCCTGGCGCCGCCGCGAGCACCGGGCCGCACCGGTACCCGAGGTGGCGGACGAGGCGCTCGACCCCGCCGCTTCCGCCCAGCGGAACTGGGTGGGCCGGATCGTCCGGCAGGGCCTCGCCGAGCTACCGCCCAAGCAGCGTGCCGCCGTGGTGCTGCGGTACTTCGAGGAGCTCTCGGTGGCCGAGGCAGCCGAGGTACTCGGCTGCTCCGAGGGCAACGTGAAGAGCCAGACCGCCCGCGGCCTGGCCGCACTCGGACGGATCCTCGCCCCGCTCGACCCCACTACCGCCAGCTCCAGATACGAGGTGAACGTGCCGTGA
- a CDS encoding HAD family hydrolase, which produces MTGWVIFDYGEVISRRTEAIPDLAACLDVPRADFEPAYWARRDAYDRGCSDLEYWRAIGDALGVRVDEATSAELTEIDIAGWSPTEDATLELLDSLSAKGVRLALLSNAPASFARFAERQPWARHFRDLLFSGDVGIAKPDKAIFAMLLDRLEAAPADCFFLDDRQYNVDGARAAGLRAERWLGAASARQHLPL; this is translated from the coding sequence GTGACAGGCTGGGTGATCTTCGACTACGGCGAGGTCATCTCCCGGCGCACCGAGGCGATCCCCGACCTCGCGGCCTGTCTGGATGTTCCCCGCGCGGACTTCGAGCCGGCCTACTGGGCGCGACGCGACGCCTACGACCGGGGGTGTTCGGACCTGGAGTACTGGCGCGCGATCGGTGACGCGCTCGGCGTGCGGGTGGACGAGGCCACCTCCGCCGAGCTGACCGAGATCGACATCGCGGGCTGGTCACCCACCGAGGACGCCACCCTGGAGCTGCTGGACTCGCTGTCCGCGAAGGGAGTTCGGCTGGCCCTGCTCTCCAATGCGCCCGCGTCCTTCGCCCGGTTCGCCGAGCGCCAGCCGTGGGCCCGGCACTTCCGGGACCTGCTGTTCTCCGGCGATGTCGGGATCGCCAAGCCGGACAAGGCGATCTTCGCCATGCTGCTGGACCGGCTGGAGGCGGCGCCCGCGGACTGCTTCTTCCTGGACGACCGTCAATACAATGTGGACGGAGCAAGGGCCGCCGGGCTGCGCGCGGAGCGCTGGCTCGGGGCCGCTTCCGCCCGGCAACACCTGCCGCTGTAG
- a CDS encoding glycerophosphodiester phosphodiesterase — MVRTRLAALALSGLAVLGVTSVAAGSAAAQDTGTAAATAGRGHHELVVIGHRGASGYRPEHTLAGYELAARMGADYVEPDLVTTKDGVLVARHEPEIGGTTDVARRPEFADRKTTKVLDGAEVTGWFAEDFTLAELKTLRATERIPDLRPNNTIYDGRYEIPTFQEIIDLTRRLSWRLHRRIGIYPETKHPTYFREQGLALEPALVRTLNRNGLNHRHAKVYVQSFEVSNLKRLERELRVPLVQLIGGSGAPYDFVAGGDPRTYDDLVTRTGLAEIARYADGIGPDKNRVIPRDEHGNLAEPTSLVADAHRFRLQVHPYTFRVENAFLPTDLRSSADPSAWGDIFAEYEAFRAAGIDGVFADHPDIAVAARDGR; from the coding sequence ATGGTGAGAACACGCTTGGCGGCACTGGCGCTGTCCGGTCTGGCCGTGCTCGGTGTGACGAGCGTCGCCGCCGGTTCGGCGGCCGCGCAGGACACCGGTACCGCTGCGGCCACCGCGGGCCGGGGGCACCATGAACTCGTGGTCATCGGGCACCGGGGCGCCTCAGGGTACCGCCCCGAGCACACGCTGGCCGGCTACGAGCTGGCGGCGCGGATGGGTGCCGACTATGTCGAGCCGGACCTGGTGACCACCAAGGACGGTGTGCTGGTCGCGCGGCACGAGCCGGAGATCGGCGGCACCACCGATGTCGCGCGACGGCCCGAGTTCGCCGACCGCAAGACCACGAAGGTGCTGGACGGCGCGGAGGTCACCGGCTGGTTCGCCGAGGACTTCACCCTCGCCGAGCTGAAGACCCTGCGGGCCACGGAGCGCATTCCGGACCTGCGGCCGAACAACACGATCTACGACGGCCGTTACGAGATCCCCACCTTCCAGGAGATCATCGACCTGACCCGGCGGCTGTCCTGGCGGCTGCACCGGCGCATCGGGATCTACCCGGAGACCAAGCACCCGACCTACTTCCGCGAGCAGGGCCTCGCGCTGGAGCCCGCGCTGGTGCGCACGCTCAACCGCAACGGGCTGAACCACCGGCACGCGAAGGTGTACGTGCAGTCCTTCGAGGTGAGCAACCTCAAGCGGCTCGAGCGCGAGCTGCGCGTCCCGCTGGTGCAGCTGATCGGCGGTTCCGGGGCGCCGTACGACTTCGTGGCCGGCGGTGACCCGCGTACCTACGACGACCTGGTGACCCGCACCGGGCTCGCCGAGATCGCCCGCTACGCCGACGGGATCGGCCCGGACAAGAACCGGGTCATCCCGCGGGACGAGCACGGCAACCTCGCCGAGCCGACCAGCCTGGTGGCCGACGCGCACCGGTTCCGGCTCCAGGTGCACCCGTACACCTTCCGCGTGGAGAACGCCTTCCTGCCAACGGATCTGCGGTCCTCGGCTGATCCGTCCGCCTGGGGCGACATCTTCGCCGAGTACGAGGCGTTCCGCGCCGCCGGGATCGACGGCGTCTTCGCCGATCACCCGGACATCGCGGTGGCCGCGCGGGACGGGCGCTAA
- a CDS encoding PPE domain-containing protein gives MDGSIVQYGSLAELVGRIRDQRFDGYTDEGIAEEIDQFRSGAGIGSIGEAVAALKAVGAALVETEDTLREELGRLGVEWQSEAGIAAGAAVERKAEFSADANDKVTGSAEKVFAQGEAFNRTLYKLPDPEVLRAGAGGYTFGDSMFSLIGFETDHARKVAQGREARQQALEALNGYARESGENLGTVEEIVEPEALRMSAQQRVPGSVDAGGPPVAPAPDTTTAAGADGQPVRGTAPGQPATPVRPPAPEPASAPAGIASPTPAAPRQTGAVPGGSAVPDRTAPSAAPSAPAADRPAGAAGGGVVTGSRPAAQDPAAGGRPSTGTGAPQQPGASGTVGAVAGSPQASGSGTPGGQAGQGAQGALGRAGGGVPGTPGTGSAPGGGGVGKVAMPGNQGSAAPEAPLAKGKMSSAVPDASASGATGGTGTGAGAGAPPRASGAGSNLAMGATALGAGGVAGAMSGEQERRGRGVGRSAPGAAQSPRALPIGDLPEEEDRAKRNTDRLNPKGRGGQDGLLERAAPSEGEADSDHVRKFGVDDHDLFTDQRMVAPDVIGPDGTGDER, from the coding sequence ATGGACGGTTCGATCGTTCAGTACGGCAGCCTCGCGGAGCTGGTGGGCCGGATCCGGGACCAGCGCTTCGACGGCTACACCGACGAGGGCATCGCCGAGGAGATCGACCAGTTCCGCTCGGGGGCCGGCATCGGCAGCATCGGGGAGGCCGTGGCGGCGCTGAAGGCCGTCGGTGCCGCACTGGTGGAGACCGAGGACACCCTGCGCGAGGAGCTGGGCAGGCTCGGCGTCGAATGGCAGAGCGAGGCGGGCATCGCGGCAGGCGCCGCGGTCGAGCGCAAGGCGGAGTTCTCCGCAGACGCGAACGACAAGGTCACCGGCTCGGCGGAGAAGGTCTTCGCGCAGGGCGAGGCGTTCAACCGGACCCTCTACAAGTTGCCGGATCCGGAGGTGCTGCGGGCCGGGGCCGGCGGCTACACCTTCGGCGACTCGATGTTCAGCCTCATCGGCTTCGAGACCGATCACGCGCGCAAGGTCGCGCAGGGCAGGGAGGCGCGGCAGCAGGCACTGGAGGCGCTGAACGGCTACGCCAGGGAGAGCGGGGAGAACCTGGGCACGGTCGAGGAGATCGTCGAACCGGAGGCGCTGCGGATGAGCGCGCAGCAGCGGGTTCCCGGCTCGGTGGACGCCGGTGGGCCGCCGGTCGCGCCCGCGCCCGACACGACCACGGCCGCGGGCGCCGACGGCCAGCCGGTGCGCGGCACCGCACCGGGCCAGCCGGCCACCCCGGTCCGCCCGCCCGCACCGGAACCCGCGTCCGCCCCCGCCGGCATCGCGTCCCCTACCCCGGCGGCGCCCCGGCAGACGGGCGCCGTGCCCGGCGGCTCCGCGGTACCGGATCGCACCGCACCCAGCGCGGCGCCGAGCGCCCCGGCCGCGGACCGACCGGCGGGCGCGGCGGGCGGCGGCGTGGTCACCGGCTCCCGGCCGGCGGCGCAGGATCCGGCCGCGGGCGGGCGGCCGTCCACGGGCACCGGTGCCCCGCAACAACCGGGGGCCTCCGGCACGGTCGGCGCGGTGGCCGGTTCGCCGCAGGCATCGGGCTCCGGGACACCCGGTGGGCAGGCCGGGCAGGGTGCCCAGGGCGCGCTCGGCCGGGCCGGCGGCGGTGTCCCCGGCACCCCGGGCACCGGATCCGCCCCGGGTGGCGGGGGCGTCGGCAAGGTCGCCATGCCCGGCAACCAGGGCAGCGCGGCCCCGGAGGCGCCGCTCGCCAAGGGCAAGATGTCCAGCGCCGTCCCGGACGCGTCGGCCTCCGGGGCCACGGGCGGCACCGGTACCGGGGCCGGGGCCGGGGCGCCGCCGAGGGCGAGCGGCGCCGGCTCGAACCTGGCCATGGGCGCGACCGCGCTCGGCGCGGGTGGCGTCGCCGGGGCGATGAGCGGCGAGCAGGAGCGGCGGGGTCGCGGTGTCGGCAGGAGCGCCCCCGGGGCGGCCCAGTCGCCGCGTGCGCTGCCCATCGGGGACCTGCCCGAGGAGGAGGACCGGGCCAAGCGCAACACCGACCGGCTCAACCCCAAGGGGCGCGGTGGCCAGGACGGGCTGCTGGAACGGGCCGCCCCTTCCGAGGGCGAGGCCGACAGCGACCACGTGCGCAAGTTCGGCGTGGACGACCACGACCTGTTCACCGACCAGAGAATGGTCGCCCCGGATGTGATCGGTCCGGACGGCACCGGCGACGAGCGCTGA
- a CDS encoding aminotransferase class I/II-fold pyridoxal phosphate-dependent enzyme, which produces MIDPAAFPGPSSRADVAPFHVMEVLSAAQARQRSHGDVIALCAGQPTAGAPRPVLDAAEKALRAGDLGYTVQLGIPELREAIARHYRHWYALEVSPQDVIVTTGSSGGFLLSFLSAFEAGDRVAMARPGYPAYRNLLTALGCEVIEFATDEHTRFQPTTELLDTLGPIDGLVVASPGNPTGTALAPAELAAIAGWCSARGVQLISDEIYHGISYGTELGCAWHSSREALVLGSFSKYFAMTGWRLGWMLVPRRLHRAVDVLTGNFNICPPALAQQAAVAAFEPESYAELDGHVEHYRANRELLVAGLREIGLDRVAPVDGAFYAYADVSAHTTDSLSWCQRLLADTGLAITPGVDFDPVRGGRFVRFSFAGSRADLAQGVRRLGGWLGPGTP; this is translated from the coding sequence ATGATCGACCCCGCCGCCTTCCCCGGGCCCTCCTCCCGCGCCGATGTCGCACCCTTCCACGTGATGGAGGTGCTGTCCGCGGCGCAGGCGCGGCAGCGCAGCCACGGCGACGTGATCGCGTTGTGCGCAGGGCAGCCCACCGCGGGCGCGCCACGCCCGGTGCTGGACGCCGCGGAGAAGGCGTTGCGTGCGGGGGACCTCGGCTACACCGTGCAACTCGGCATCCCGGAGCTGCGCGAGGCCATCGCCCGGCACTACCGGCACTGGTACGCGCTCGAGGTGAGCCCGCAGGACGTGATCGTGACGACCGGCTCCTCCGGCGGGTTCCTGCTGTCCTTCCTCTCCGCCTTCGAGGCCGGCGATCGGGTGGCGATGGCCCGGCCCGGCTATCCGGCGTACCGCAACCTGCTCACCGCGCTCGGCTGCGAGGTGATCGAGTTCGCCACCGACGAACACACCCGCTTCCAGCCGACCACCGAGTTGCTGGACACGCTCGGCCCGATCGACGGCCTGGTGGTGGCCAGCCCCGGCAACCCCACCGGCACCGCGCTGGCGCCGGCCGAGCTGGCCGCGATCGCGGGCTGGTGCTCGGCCCGCGGGGTGCAGCTGATCAGCGACGAGATCTACCACGGCATCTCCTACGGCACCGAGCTCGGCTGCGCATGGCACAGCTCGCGGGAGGCTCTGGTACTCGGCTCGTTCTCCAAGTACTTCGCGATGACCGGCTGGCGGCTCGGCTGGATGCTGGTGCCACGGCGGCTGCATCGCGCGGTGGACGTGCTGACCGGGAACTTCAACATCTGCCCGCCCGCGCTCGCCCAGCAGGCGGCGGTGGCCGCCTTCGAACCGGAGTCCTACGCGGAGCTGGACGGCCACGTCGAGCACTACCGGGCCAACCGCGAGCTGCTGGTGGCCGGCCTGCGGGAGATCGGCCTGGACAGGGTGGCCCCGGTGGACGGCGCGTTCTACGCCTACGCCGACGTCTCCGCGCACACCACGGACAGCCTGAGCTGGTGCCAGCGGCTGCTCGCGGACACCGGCCTCGCCATCACCCCGGGGGTCGACTTCGACCCGGTGCGGGGCGGGCGGTTCGTCCGGTTCTCCTTCGCCGGGTCACGGGCGGACCTCGCCCAGGGCGTCCGGCGGCTCGGCGGTTGGCTGGGTCCTGGAACTCCCTGA
- a CDS encoding SigE family RNA polymerase sigma factor translates to MDQRDEQEFAEYFAARRDSVRRTAYMLCGDWDKADDLAQTAFVALHRRWRKIRDRAATDAYLRKTLVRASIDESRRPWRRERQTEELPEPAPGGDRLDELVATRQDLLAALRRVPPRQRAVLVLRYFEGLDVSGVASVLGCSEGNVKSQTARGLANLRGVLEEVDTHG, encoded by the coding sequence GTGGACCAGCGCGACGAGCAGGAGTTCGCGGAGTACTTCGCCGCAAGGCGCGACTCCGTGCGGCGCACCGCGTACATGCTCTGTGGCGACTGGGACAAGGCGGACGACCTCGCGCAGACGGCGTTCGTCGCGCTGCACCGGCGCTGGCGCAAGATCCGGGACCGGGCGGCGACCGACGCCTACCTGCGCAAGACCCTGGTGCGTGCCTCCATCGACGAGTCACGCCGGCCGTGGCGCCGGGAGCGGCAGACCGAGGAACTGCCCGAGCCCGCACCCGGCGGCGACCGGCTCGACGAGCTGGTCGCCACCAGGCAGGACCTGCTCGCGGCCCTGCGCAGGGTGCCGCCGAGGCAGCGTGCCGTGCTGGTCCTGCGCTACTTCGAGGGCCTGGACGTCAGCGGGGTGGCGAGCGTCCTCGGCTGCTCCGAGGGCAATGTGAAGAGCCAGACGGCACGCGGCCTGGCGAACCTGCGAGGCGTGCTGGAGGAGGTGGACACGCATGGATGA
- a CDS encoding ESX secretion-associated protein EspG yields MESSAGGSIVLSTLEFDVVWEAERLPPRHPALDVPSPGSTHSERAELAERAWRALAGRGLARAGRAGGGLVDQLQLLARPKAGIDVWVWAEREIKGMAVVSGSQALLCVVDGAEVWLIPVWESSLAESAVSVAGELDPGVGRSVSLPHETLRAADAQARGDAKALVTALEDRQVALWQAQELAGMLLGTVSRGQFGAQRTARDGQSRRAGRVVAFHDTDAGRYLFQVQRNTDGRDWATIAPADSGLLAQRVWELLDET; encoded by the coding sequence ATGGAGTCTTCGGCCGGCGGCAGCATCGTGCTGTCCACACTGGAGTTCGACGTCGTGTGGGAGGCCGAGCGGCTGCCGCCGCGGCATCCCGCGCTGGACGTGCCCAGCCCGGGCAGCACCCACAGCGAGCGGGCCGAGCTGGCCGAGCGGGCGTGGCGGGCCCTGGCCGGGCGCGGGCTGGCGAGGGCGGGCCGCGCCGGTGGCGGGCTGGTCGACCAGCTGCAGTTGCTGGCCCGGCCCAAGGCGGGCATCGACGTCTGGGTATGGGCCGAGCGCGAGATCAAGGGGATGGCGGTGGTCTCCGGCAGCCAGGCACTGCTGTGCGTGGTGGACGGTGCCGAGGTGTGGCTGATCCCGGTCTGGGAGAGCTCGCTCGCCGAGTCGGCGGTGTCGGTGGCCGGCGAGCTGGACCCGGGGGTCGGGCGTTCGGTCAGCCTGCCGCACGAGACGCTGCGCGCGGCCGACGCACAGGCCCGCGGCGACGCGAAGGCGCTGGTGACGGCGCTGGAGGACCGCCAGGTAGCGCTGTGGCAGGCGCAGGAGCTGGCCGGGATGCTGCTGGGCACGGTTTCCCGTGGGCAGTTCGGCGCGCAGCGCACCGCGCGGGACGGCCAGTCCCGTCGCGCCGGAAGGGTGGTCGCGTTTCACGACACCGATGCCGGCCGGTACCTGTTCCAGGTCCAGCGCAACACCGATGGTCGGGACTGGGCCACCATCGCGCCCGCGGACAGCGGGTTACTCGCCCAGCGGGTGTGGGAACTACTGGACGAAACCTGA
- a CDS encoding TetR/AcrR family transcriptional regulator yields the protein MTTAASTPKGERRRAALVEAAAGLLAEGGFDAVRHRAVADRAGLPLASTTYYFDSLDDLVTAAVEHHSRAELAQGRRCLDDLTTRDRGVDALVELVLELLLGPEQAGREADAEAVLLRYERLVATGRRTYLRPLMRTLSVELNALLTEIFARSGTPVDAAELERLIALVDGAVVNALVAVDPEPRAAAARMLRNALS from the coding sequence ATGACCACAGCCGCGAGTACGCCGAAGGGCGAGCGCAGGCGCGCCGCACTGGTCGAGGCCGCCGCCGGGTTGCTCGCCGAGGGCGGCTTCGACGCCGTCCGGCATCGGGCCGTGGCCGATCGAGCCGGCCTGCCGCTCGCCTCGACCACGTACTACTTCGACTCGCTGGACGACCTGGTCACCGCCGCCGTCGAGCACCATTCCCGCGCCGAGCTGGCTCAGGGCAGGCGTTGCCTCGACGACCTGACCACCCGTGACCGGGGGGTGGACGCGCTGGTCGAGCTGGTGCTGGAGCTGCTGCTCGGCCCGGAGCAGGCGGGCCGGGAGGCCGATGCCGAGGCCGTGCTGCTGCGCTATGAACGGCTGGTCGCCACCGGCAGGCGCACCTACCTGCGGCCGTTGATGCGCACCCTCTCCGTCGAGCTGAACGCCCTGCTCACCGAGATCTTCGCCCGGTCAGGCACCCCGGTGGACGCCGCCGAGCTGGAGCGGCTGATCGCGCTGGTGGACGGTGCCGTGGTGAACGCGCTGGTCGCCGTGGATCCCGAACCGAGGGCCGCCGCGGCCAGGATGCTGCGCAACGCCCTCAGCTGA
- a CDS encoding threonine aldolase family protein — MVTSPVPPVIDLRSDTVTRPDDTMRSAMSSAEVGDNVIDTDPTMRELERRAATVLGMPAALWTPSGTMANLIALSIQLSRGDRFLAPRDAHVLVNELGSAAWLAGGMPEPLDHDAGPGRPSPRALRAAVGPREVPYYGLRTSLLCLENTHNAAGGAVTPPHEHARLVALAKDAGLRVHLDGARLWHAAVTLGVLPAALTVGVDTVSACFSKGLGAPVGSVLAGSAEFIEQARRMRHMLGGGVRQGGILAAACLLALDRVDELAESHAAARQLAEGLTELGWQVVEPQTNIVLAPVADLAMTLDSLRSLHVLASPMAGKVRFVTHRDISAADIDEVLRRIKAAA; from the coding sequence ATGGTGACCTCTCCCGTGCCCCCGGTGATCGACCTCCGTTCGGACACCGTCACTCGTCCGGACGACACCATGCGCTCCGCGATGTCCTCCGCCGAGGTCGGCGACAACGTGATCGACACCGACCCGACCATGCGTGAGCTGGAACGGCGGGCGGCCACCGTGCTGGGCATGCCGGCGGCGCTGTGGACGCCCAGCGGCACCATGGCCAACCTGATCGCGCTGAGCATCCAGCTCAGCCGCGGGGACCGGTTCCTGGCGCCCCGGGACGCGCATGTACTGGTCAACGAGCTGGGCTCGGCCGCATGGCTGGCCGGGGGCATGCCGGAGCCGCTGGACCACGACGCGGGGCCCGGCCGCCCCTCGCCGCGGGCGTTGCGCGCCGCGGTCGGTCCACGCGAGGTCCCGTACTACGGCCTGCGCACCTCGTTGCTCTGCCTGGAGAACACGCACAACGCGGCCGGCGGCGCGGTCACCCCGCCGCATGAGCACGCCCGGCTGGTCGCCCTCGCCAAGGACGCAGGCCTGCGGGTGCACCTGGACGGCGCCCGGCTCTGGCATGCCGCCGTCACCCTCGGCGTGCTGCCGGCTGCGCTGACCGTCGGGGTGGACACGGTGTCCGCCTGCTTCAGCAAGGGCCTCGGCGCCCCGGTCGGTTCGGTGCTGGCCGGCAGTGCGGAGTTCATCGAGCAGGCCCGCCGGATGCGGCACATGCTCGGCGGCGGGGTGCGCCAGGGCGGGATACTCGCGGCGGCCTGCCTGCTGGCGCTGGACCGGGTGGACGAGCTGGCCGAGAGCCACGCGGCGGCGCGGCAGCTCGCCGAAGGGCTCACCGAGCTGGGCTGGCAGGTGGTCGAACCGCAGACCAATATCGTCCTCGCCCCGGTCGCCGACCTGGCTATGACCCTGGACTCACTGCGTTCACTGCACGTACTGGCCTCGCCGATGGCGGGTAAGGTTCGATTCGTGACGCATCGGGACATCTCGGCCGCGGACATCGACGAGGTGCTGCGGCGGATCAAGGCGGCGGCGTGA
- a CDS encoding DUF3558 domain-containing protein, which yields MTGYPARRRTVLAVLAAAGLAGCDSTPEAGPAPTETPSGGPEPGYQRPFELPLDGVDPCALLGTADLDALGVNSTPRRSGAACSFDVDRTEPYYSYVLETMIDTGLDSMPAGARRAHRMLIRRDTVAGFPALTRYRKGRWPSDCQTLVGVARGQTLRAQLYPVSPRAFGLRQLCDMSERVATLAVQTLRARK from the coding sequence GTGACCGGGTACCCGGCGCGTAGGCGCACCGTGCTGGCCGTGCTGGCCGCCGCCGGGCTGGCCGGCTGCGATTCCACGCCCGAAGCGGGCCCCGCGCCGACGGAGACCCCGAGCGGTGGGCCGGAACCCGGGTACCAGCGCCCGTTCGAGCTGCCGCTGGACGGGGTGGACCCGTGCGCCCTGCTCGGCACGGCGGACCTGGACGCGCTGGGGGTGAACAGCACGCCGCGGCGTTCCGGGGCGGCTTGTTCCTTCGACGTCGATCGAACCGAGCCGTACTACTCCTACGTGCTGGAGACCATGATCGACACCGGCCTCGACTCCATGCCCGCGGGTGCCCGGCGGGCGCACCGCATGCTGATCCGGAGGGACACCGTCGCCGGTTTCCCCGCGTTGACGCGGTACCGGAAGGGCCGGTGGCCGAGCGACTGCCAGACGCTGGTCGGCGTGGCCCGGGGGCAGACCCTGCGGGCGCAGCTCTACCCGGTCAGCCCGCGGGCGTTCGGCCTGCGGCAACTGTGTGACATGTCGGAGCGGGTGGCGACGCTCGCCGTGCAGACGTTACGAGCGAGGAAGTGA